GCTGCGCAGCTTCAAGGACAGCGTGGTCGGCAAGCTGACCGGCGGCCTGGGCGGCATGGCCAAGATGCGCAAGGTCACCGTGGTGACCGGCGTGGGCGAGTTCGCCGATCCCAACCACATGACGGTCAAGGGCGCCGACGGCAAGACGCAGACGGTGCGCTTCAAGAACGCCATCATCGCGGCCGGCAGCCAGGCGGTGCGGCTGCCCTTCATGCCCGACGACGAACGTGTCGTCGATTCCACCGGCGCGCTCCTGCTGCGCAGCATTCCCAAGAAGATGCTGATCGTCGGCGGCGGCATCATCGGCCTGGAAATGGGCACGGTGTACTCCACGCTGGGCGCGCGCCTGGATGTGGTCGAAATGCTGGACGGCCTGATGCAGGGCGCGGACCGCGATATGGTCAAGGTGTGGCAGAAGATGAATGCGCCGCGCTTCGACAACATCATGCTCAAGACCAAGACGGTGGCCGCCGAAGCCCGCAAGGACGGGATCTACGTCACCTTCGAGGGCGAGGGCGCGCCCAAGGAACCGCAGCGCTATGACCTGGTGCTGCAAGCGGTCGGACGCTCGCCCAACGGCAAGAAGATCGGTGCCGACAAGGCGGGCGTGGCCGTGACCGATCGCGGCTACATCGCCGTCGACAAGCAGATGCGGACCAATGTGCCGCATATCTTCGCCATCGGCGACATCGTCGGCAACCCGATGCTGGCGCACAAGGCCGTGCACGAAGGCCATGTGGCGGCGGAAGCGGCGGCCGGCGAGAAATCGTTCTTCGACGCCCGCGTGATTCCCTCGGTGGCCTACACGGACCCGGAAGTCGCCTGGGTGGGACTGACGGAAGACGAGGCCAAGAAGCAGGGCATCAAGATCGAGAAGGGCGTATTCCCCTGGGCCGCCTCCGGCCGCGCCATCGCCAATGGCCGCGACGAAGGCTTCACCAAGCTGATCTTCGACGCCGACAACCACCGCATCCTGGGTGGCGGCATCGTCGGCACGCATGCCGGCGACCTGATCAGCGAACTGGCGCTGGCGGTAGAGATGGGGGCCGATGTGGTCGATATCGCCAAGACCATCCACCCGCATCCGACGCTGGGCGAGTCGGTGGGGATGGCGGCGGAAGTCGCCGAAGGCGTCTGCACGGACTTGCCTCCGGTAAAGAAGAAGTAGTTTCGCCGCGTGTCGGGAAAAAGG
Above is a genomic segment from Bordetella genomosp. 11 containing:
- the lpdA gene encoding dihydrolipoyl dehydrogenase; amino-acid sequence: MSNTVEIKIPDIGDFKEVEVIEVLVAAGDTVKAEQSLITVESDKASMEIPSSQGGVVKSVKVKVGDKVSMGTAILDLEPAQGGAEQAAPAADKPAAPAAAAAPAKASADTAGKSVPPSPAAPVNAPAAATYSGGVDIECDMLVLGAGPGGYSAAFRAADLGMKTVLVERYSTLGGVCLNVGCIPSKALLHVAAVMEEAKALADHGITFGEPKIDLDKLRSFKDSVVGKLTGGLGGMAKMRKVTVVTGVGEFADPNHMTVKGADGKTQTVRFKNAIIAAGSQAVRLPFMPDDERVVDSTGALLLRSIPKKMLIVGGGIIGLEMGTVYSTLGARLDVVEMLDGLMQGADRDMVKVWQKMNAPRFDNIMLKTKTVAAEARKDGIYVTFEGEGAPKEPQRYDLVLQAVGRSPNGKKIGADKAGVAVTDRGYIAVDKQMRTNVPHIFAIGDIVGNPMLAHKAVHEGHVAAEAAAGEKSFFDARVIPSVAYTDPEVAWVGLTEDEAKKQGIKIEKGVFPWAASGRAIANGRDEGFTKLIFDADNHRILGGGIVGTHAGDLISELALAVEMGADVVDIAKTIHPHPTLGESVGMAAEVAEGVCTDLPPVKKK